The Longimicrobiaceae bacterium DNA segment GCGAAGGGCGCTGGACGGTGGAGACCGCGCTGGACCTGGACGTCCCCGCCCCCGTCATCACGCTGTCCCTGCTCTCCCGCTTCCGCTCGCGGCAGGAGGAGTCGTACTCCGCGCAGGTCATCGCCGCGCTCCGCAACCAGTTCGGCGGGCACGCGGTGAAGGAGGCCAAGCCGGAGGATCCCGTCCCCGGATGATCGCTCCCCCGTCCATCCCCGCCGCCGCGGCCGCGGTGGCGCCGGGCGCTCCGCTCGGCGAGCGGATGCGCTCCGCCCGCACGCCGGAGCCGCTGGCGATGGTGATCTTCGGCGCGACCGGCGACCTCACCCGGCGCAAGCTGGTGCCCGCGCTCTACCGGCTCGCCCGGGAGCGGCTCCTCCCCGATTCCTTCGCCGTGGTGGGGATCGCGCGCGACGAGCTCTCCGCGGACGAGTTCCGCGAGCGGATGCGGGCGGCGGTCGAGGAGTTCGACGAAGCGCCCGAGCCCGCGGAGTGGGAGCGCTTCGCGGAGCGCCTCTCGTACCTGTCGGGCGAGTTCGCGCGGCCGGAGTGCTTCCTCGCCCTGTCGAGGCGCCTGGGGGAGCTGGACCGGGAGCGGGGTACGGCCGGGAACCGGCTCTACTACCTGGCGGTCCCGCCGGGGATCGTGGACGACATCGCCGCCCACCTGGGGGAGGCGGGGCTCGTCTGCGACCCCGAGTCGCCGTGCTGGTCGCGCGTGATCGTGGAAAAGCCCTTCGGGCGCGACCTGGCGAGCGCGCGGGCGCTGAACGAGGTCCTGCTGCGGTCCTTCGACGAGCGGCAGGTCTACCGGATCGACCACTACCTCGGCAAGGAGACGGTGCAGAACCTGCTCGTCTTCCGCTTCGCCAACGTGATCTGGGAGCCGGTCTGGAACCGGAACTACATCGACAACGTCCAGATCACCGTGTCCGAGACGGTGGGGGTGGAGCTGCGGGCCGGCTACTACGAGCGCTCCGGCGCGCTCCGCGACATGGTGCAGAGCCACCTGCTGCAGCTCCTGATGGTGGTGGCGATGGAGCCCCCCGCCTCGTACGACGCGGAGTCCATCCGGAGCGAGAAGGTGAAGGTGCTGCGCGGCGTGCGCCCGGTCTCCCCGGGCGACGCGGTGCGCGGCCAGTACGCCGCCGGGGTGGTGGCGGGCGCCGCGGTGAGCGGCTACCGGGAGGAGCGGGGCGTGGCCCCGGACTCCCGCACGGACACCTTCGCGGCGCTCCGCCTCTGCGTGGAGAACTGGCGCTGGGCGGGGGTGCCCTTCTACCTGCGCACCGGGAAGCGGCTCCCCGAAAAGGCCACGGAGATCACCGTCCAGTTCCGCCCGGCCCCGCATCCGATCCTGGACACCGTGCAGGGGGACTGCCCGGCGCCCAACCAGCTCGTGCTGCGCATCCAGCCGCAGGAGGGGATCTCGCTCTTCTTCGAGGCCAAGGTCCCGGGCCTGGCCGGCCCGCTCCACCCGGTGAGCATGGACTTCGACTACCAGACCGCCTTCACCGGCATCTCCCCGGAGGCGTA contains these protein-coding regions:
- the zwf gene encoding glucose-6-phosphate dehydrogenase codes for the protein MIAPPSIPAAAAAVAPGAPLGERMRSARTPEPLAMVIFGATGDLTRRKLVPALYRLARERLLPDSFAVVGIARDELSADEFRERMRAAVEEFDEAPEPAEWERFAERLSYLSGEFARPECFLALSRRLGELDRERGTAGNRLYYLAVPPGIVDDIAAHLGEAGLVCDPESPCWSRVIVEKPFGRDLASARALNEVLLRSFDERQVYRIDHYLGKETVQNLLVFRFANVIWEPVWNRNYIDNVQITVSETVGVELRAGYYERSGALRDMVQSHLLQLLMVVAMEPPASYDAESIRSEKVKVLRGVRPVSPGDAVRGQYAAGVVAGAAVSGYREERGVAPDSRTDTFAALRLCVENWRWAGVPFYLRTGKRLPEKATEITVQFRPAPHPILDTVQGDCPAPNQLVLRIQPQEGISLFFEAKVPGLAGPLHPVSMDFDYQTAFTGISPEAYERLLLDAMLGDPTLFARRDEAEAAWALVDPVLEAWESGGAPEPYPAGSWGPPGAERLLAAAGREWRNA